The Maylandia zebra isolate NMK-2024a linkage group LG4, Mzebra_GT3a, whole genome shotgun sequence genome segment GATGAAAACAAGGTGACACTGTGGGATAAAACGATTTCAGGAATGTATGCTACACTCAGTCAGGCTAATTGGACTCCATACTGATTAATGAAAGGTGCAGACTGGCTGTTTTCTAAGGAGAAGTGAAGGATGAGGAGCCTGCAGGTGCTTTTGTTGGACTCTCACTGGGATTTACTACACCTTTACACTTGGCGGGCCTTGCTGTGGATGCCTAGCTGTACCTGTAAAGGCAGTCTGAGAGCTGTTGGCTTTGCTGGAACGCCGGCGAGTCGGCTGAGGGGCTGGGATCACCAGGACAGTCACTTCTTCTTCAGATGGCTGAGGGAACATTGCAGGATGTGCTGGGTAGGCATCCTCCACTAATACGCAGGTCAGGGGTGTTTAACAGCGGCTTAGCCCCGCTCTCATTCTGGTTGCGGACTGGAGTTCCAGGAGAAAAAGCTTGGAAGCTTGAAGAGTGAATCCCTGCGGCCTGGATCAGGTAGGGTCAAAGTCTCTGGAGCTGACTTCTTCCGGGGTCGCTCTTTGGGCACTGACAGGAAATCAGGGGCTTCGGTGGAGAGGGGAGTGGACGGGGCGCTGTTGGGTCCGCTGCGGGTGCTAGATGGCAGGGGGTTCTCTGAGATGGAAATGGTAGGGGGGAAAGTGCCAATCTTCAGGTTGGTGGCTTCCTGCGTGGCACGCTCGTACTCTCTTACTTCATCCATGGTCATGTCTGTTGGGTTGGAGCAGtgacataatattaataataatacctactgagctatccatGTCCCCATATATGAGAGACAAGGAATCTTTAGAATTGTTTTTATTAGATTTTAATGCAGTTTTTATGTGATATAAGCACAGAGATGTGCAATTCTAATAAACACATAATTTATTAAcaataaaacatagaaaacacatCAAGTATTTAAACAGATGTGTTTCAGAACAGAGCTTAGTAGTAGTAGAAGTGGGGTGCTGAACTGGCCTGCCTGCGGTTCAGGCCTTTCACCTCTTAAAACCATTTGACCCATCATGAAATATGAAATGGAGCTATGAAGACCCAGGACTGTTAAAAAGCTAGAAAATCAAGCAGCTCATATCCTTAAGTTAACAGATGTTCATGGTTAAAAAAGAGAGGATGCTACACAGCAGTAAACAGGGCCGTGTCCCAACTGTTTTGAGACGTGtagctgccatcaaattcaaaatgagctaatgTTTTTCTTACTTTGGTACATTCGATATGGTTTCTGTGTTCTacagtgaataaaatatgacttTAAGATTTACAACTTCTTTGTATTTTCAATGTCCACAGCATCTCGAGCTTTTTGGAAATGGGACTTTGCAGATTTATTTAATGTGGTGAGGCTGCAAATGTGGAAATATTGCACACAGGTTTCTCAAGGTCTTACAACGAACTGCTTCAAGGGAAATACGTGTCAGGAGAAAACTGTACTCTCAGTTTCCCGTTCTTAGCTGACAGTAGTCACACCTGCGGTCTTTTGCTGTTGTCCATCTGCTCTACAGTTTGACATGTTGCACAATCAGAGATGTTGTTCTTCATACCTTGATTATAATGAGAATTTGAGTTAATGTTCTCTTCCTATAAAAGCAGTCTGGGCATTCTCTTctaacctctgacatcaacaagatGAAAAATCAAAGTTTCTAAGACAGTTTCAAAAATACACAAACCAGCCACACTTCTGTAGGAGGAGGTAGGATGTGGCAAAACCAATTAGCAGAGGTGACACTACAGCTAACTGGAGTCACCCATCTAGTGTGGAACATTTTATATGTTATCATTCGTGGTTAATTGTCCTAACAGGCCATTCAGGGagtcttttctctgtttttggtgGTGGAGGTTCTAGCATTTACCCTATTTAGAATTATTAACAGGTATCTGTTCCTGTGCATGGTACCCATACACTGCATGCATACACCCTGCTAAAAAGAGCTTGCTAACATTTAGTTGATAACTTAGCACACTATGCTCATGTCCAAATATGACAAATATATCCAAATATTTCCAACTCCAAAAACACCAGATGGAGATGGTCACAAAGCTAAAAGTTGATGAAATTAATAAACAAATTGATAATGTCATGCTAGCTATGTCCATCCTTTGCATACAGTCTATGATCTCCAtcttaaaatggaaaaatgtatGTGAAGTGGGTGCAATCGTGAGATGAGTCAATGCCTGCACATGAAACTAACCCAAGTTTTCTAAAGACTGTCATCTTCTGCGCACTTACCAATCCACTCATCCACCCAGGCAAAGGCCTGCCTGTGTCCTAAAAGCAGCACATCTCGGATCACCTGAGGAagattacaaaaaataaaaagagagaaaagggaaGCAAAGGAGGCAAGCTCACAGGAAAATAAATTCAGGCAGGGACAGAGGCAGGGACGAAGTTCAAGGAGAGAAACTGCAAATCAGACGGCATTCGCTCTAAAGGATACAGAGAGTTTCACTTCATTTCTCACTTCAAACATTTTCTGTTCACCCCTAGAGGATTATGATTTATGTGGGACACTCCTGGTGTTAGCCTGTGAGTAATGAACCTGCctccaatgtgtgtgtgtgggtgcctTGGGCAAGGATAGTGCAGGGACAGCTGACCCGAGGGACAGATGCTGTAGCAAAATGGATTTGGGAAATGAGAGATACAAAGTTTAAATTCTGCAGCCAAGAAAAAGGGAGGTGGTGCTGCAAGGCAAGCTGTGGGATGCGAACAGGGCAGATATTGTTGAAGGTGATAATAGAACTGCTGATCTAGCTCACGGCCGTGTATCACATGTTTTCAGAGCAAAAGATAGGACGCCTCTGGCTCAGACGATGATATAAGCAGGCTGAAACTCATCTACAACGTGTCTCTTGCCCCCAAAAATGGTTTGTCCTGACCTTGTGTACAAACTGCTCCACACGGGTTTGCAGGCCCCAGACTTCAAATTTGACAGTGACCAGTTTGTAGGAGCACATGATGGGGTCCTGGGTGTCGAGCCATCCTTCCTGCAGAAGCCCTCGGTTCGTCTTCTTTGACTTAAAATACCGAAGGTCCTGCAAGGCCACAAGAAACCAGGTTCAGAAAAACAACTCATTTTTCCCCAGGagttaaataaacacaaacaatctTATGTCGATAATCCTCATAAAATTTACATAAGACCATAAGGAAAATTTGTTGAACTGTTTTCAAACCAATACTTCAAATTAAAACTATACTTCCTGCCATCtaatctctctcacacacatcaatttcctcctctctgcccacAGGACAGGATCATCTGCTTTTATTTACGAGGCTAATGCAGGGTATAGCTAAGAAGCACAGTGGGAGTCTCAGAAACTTTACACGCATTAATCACTGCTCCCAGTGGACTAATTATGCTGTGATGCTCATTTGTCTTAGAGTCATGCATCTGAGTGTGACAGAGTGTCTCTATCCCTGCTGGGAAAGTACTTGTAGAGGAGGTGGAAGACGTCTGTTATA includes the following:
- the pitpnc1a gene encoding cytoplasmic phosphatidylinositol transfer protein 1; protein product: MLMKEYRICMPLTVEEYRIGQLYMISKHSHEQSERGEGVEVVQNEPYEDPEHGSGQFTEKRIYLNNKLPSWARAVVPKIFYVTEKAWNYYPYTITEYTCSFLPKFSIHIETKYEDNKGNNDNIFGSEPREEEMDVCLLDIAYDEIPERHYKESEDLRYFKSKKTNRGLLQEGWLDTQDPIMCSYKLVTVKFEVWGLQTRVEQFVHKVIRDVLLLGHRQAFAWVDEWIDMTMDEVREYERATQEATNLKIGTFPPTISISENPLPSSTRSGPNSAPSTPLSTEAPDFLSVPKERPRKKSAPETLTLPDPGRRDSLFKLPSFFSWNSSPQPE